The Pagrus major chromosome 10, Pma_NU_1.0 genome contains a region encoding:
- the tmem256 gene encoding transmembrane protein 256 — MTASVIVRRIAALSGASAVAAGAYGAHGFKNSDPDDYQRVLFETANKYHFYHSLALLGAAHCSKPAVAGTLLIAGMGMFCGSLYHQALTGDPGLRKVAPMGGMAMIVGWLAIVL; from the exons ATGACCGCTTCTGTTATTGTCCGGAGGATAGCAGCCCTGTCAGGGGCTTCGGCGGTGGCAGCCGGGGCATACGGGGCTCACG GGTTCAAAAACAGCGACCCTGATGACTACCAGAGAGTG CTATTTGAGACTGCCAACAAGTACCATTTCTACCACAGTCTGGCCCTGCTGGGTGCTGCCCACTGTAGCAAACCTGCTGTG GCTGGTACCCTCCTGATAGCAGGCATGGGGATGTTCTGTGGCTCCCTGTACCACCAGGCCCTGACAGGGGACCCCGGCCTACGCAAGGTGGCACCCATGGGGGGCATGGCCATGATCGTTGGCTGGCTAGCCATCGTTCTCTGA